In Hyalangium minutum, a single window of DNA contains:
- a CDS encoding CocE/NonD family hydrolase, with the protein MSWLRAIAVSVVVSLCIAASPAFASSSFRIVDLTMRDGVTLKGNVFTPDTPGRYPAILFITSWALPSVEYFVQAQKFADAGYVVVSYTPRGFYTSGGFIETAGPKDIADLSQVIDWTLAQTPSDPARIGAAGVSYGAGMSLIGAAFDSRIRAVAALSCWTDLPYSLFSHQTRHLQSAGLLGLSAELTGKPSAELQQALSNFFANQNLDSVIAYAQVRSAATYLDRLNANRPAILLGNAYGDSFFGPNQLTGFFTQLAGPKRLELRPGDHAIPELTGILGLPNDAWTSTRRWFDQYLRGVNTGIATENPVQLQLRGQSTYESFPSWSAISTSTARYNLSEVHWWSNEGDLTAGSQAAWNKTLVAGDTVANGGVALLTNGAEAITGEPISAWIPAVDRLNGAVWQSDWLSSPQRVRGAPHLRLTVTPGSSGQTTVIAYLYDTDWAGTGSLITHVAVTLRNAVAGQPYAVDVDFPATAYDVPIGHRLSLVVDTADPLYADKAPAFSSVKLSSSSSSPSYVSLPLK; encoded by the coding sequence TTGTCCTGGTTACGTGCCATCGCTGTGTCTGTCGTTGTGTCCCTGTGCATTGCCGCCAGTCCCGCATTCGCGTCCTCGTCCTTCCGCATCGTCGACCTCACCATGCGAGATGGAGTGACGCTGAAGGGCAACGTCTTCACGCCCGACACTCCGGGGCGGTACCCGGCCATCCTCTTCATTACCAGCTGGGCGCTGCCCAGCGTGGAGTACTTCGTGCAGGCGCAGAAGTTCGCGGATGCAGGGTACGTGGTGGTCTCGTACACCCCGCGAGGCTTCTACACCTCGGGGGGCTTCATCGAGACGGCGGGCCCCAAGGACATCGCGGACCTGAGCCAGGTCATCGATTGGACGCTGGCCCAGACGCCCTCGGATCCAGCGCGCATCGGCGCGGCGGGTGTCTCCTATGGCGCGGGCATGTCGTTGATCGGCGCGGCCTTTGACTCGCGCATTCGCGCCGTCGCCGCGCTGAGCTGCTGGACGGATCTGCCGTACTCGTTGTTCTCGCACCAGACGCGCCACCTGCAGAGTGCCGGGCTGCTGGGGCTCTCGGCGGAGCTGACCGGGAAGCCCTCGGCGGAGCTACAGCAAGCCCTCTCGAACTTCTTCGCCAACCAGAACCTGGACAGCGTCATCGCCTACGCCCAGGTCCGCAGCGCCGCGACGTACCTGGATCGCCTCAACGCGAACCGTCCGGCCATCCTCCTGGGCAACGCCTACGGCGACAGCTTCTTCGGCCCCAATCAGCTCACGGGCTTCTTCACCCAGCTGGCGGGGCCGAAGCGGCTCGAGCTGCGCCCAGGGGACCATGCCATCCCCGAGCTGACCGGAATCCTCGGACTGCCCAATGACGCCTGGACGAGCACGCGCCGCTGGTTCGACCAGTACCTGCGCGGCGTGAACACGGGCATCGCCACGGAGAACCCGGTTCAGCTCCAGCTCCGGGGCCAGAGCACCTATGAGTCGTTCCCTTCGTGGAGCGCCATCTCGACGAGCACTGCGCGCTACAACCTGAGCGAGGTGCACTGGTGGAGCAACGAGGGCGACCTCACGGCGGGCTCGCAGGCGGCCTGGAACAAGACGCTCGTCGCGGGAGACACCGTGGCCAACGGCGGCGTCGCGCTGCTGACGAACGGCGCGGAGGCCATCACGGGGGAGCCGATCTCCGCGTGGATTCCGGCGGTGGACCGGCTGAACGGGGCCGTGTGGCAGTCGGACTGGCTGTCGAGCCCGCAGCGCGTGCGCGGCGCCCCGCACCTGCGCCTGACCGTGACGCCGGGCAGCTCCGGACAGACGACGGTCATCGCCTATCTCTACGACACGGACTGGGCCGGGACGGGGAGCCTCATCACGCACGTCGCCGTCACGCTCCGCAACGCCGTGGCCGGCCAGCCCTATGCTGTGGACGTGGACTTCCCGGCGACGGCCTATGACGTTCCCATCGGCCACCGCCTCTCGCTGGTCGTCGACACCGCCGATCCACTCTATGCGGACAAGGCGCCGGCCTTCTCCTCGGTGAAGCTCTCCTCGTCGTCGAGCAGCCCGTCCTATGTGTCGCTGCCCCTGAAGTGA